The Monomorium pharaonis isolate MP-MQ-018 unplaced genomic scaffold, ASM1337386v2 scaffold_308, whole genome shotgun sequence genome segment GGCTGCGAATCTCTGTGCcaattcttcctcttcttttctcGAACGAGCACCTTCCTACTCGATCAGTGCGTGAAGAAATGTTTCGATTTACAATCTCTCCTATTACCACGTGGTACTGCTGCCCTCTTTTACGTTTCTGCTTTAATCTACctttatcgttttttaatcCTCGTCGCCATTGTAATGTCTTTAGGGTAgcaacagaaataaaatgcaCTAGATAGTTGAACGAAGATATATTGATTCATTGCCATTCTCAAACGTACTGCTGAATCCCCGTGCGGATAGCTCGCTCTTTGCTCGTCACGCGCTCGCCACACCGCCGACGGCTGATTCATTCCCGCGCGCCTGTTTGCTGCGccgctcacacacacacacacacatacactaCAGTTTACTTGCATTCCCGTCGAATTCAGGGATCATGCAGCGCGCTTCCTTTAGCGGTAGGGCCTCGCTGGTGACGAACGTCATCGTGATCTACGTAGATTGTGTCTCTCCTGCTGGGTCGCGATGGTCGATAGTCGTGAATGCGCTGAGTGTGTAATTGCGTTTCCCGCACGGCATCTATATCTGTTTGTAACCGACGTATTTCTTGGATCACCGCGCGCAGAGTGTCCCGGACGTCATTGTCTCTTTCTTGCGCTACGCTGGGCGGTGCTGCTCGTGCAACTGGGTTTTCGCGGATTTCTTGATGCATTTCTTGAATTTCCCGCTCTGCGTCGGCTATGAATTGTTGAGCCTCCGATTGTTGAGATCCcgagagtgagtcccagatgcgcacagtaataaacggacacagcaagctgagtgaaacggacacagtaacaaacggacacagaccaaacggacacagtaataaacggacacagtaacaaacggacacagtgcgaaacggacacagtaacaaacggacacagaccaaatgcgcacagagcgaaacggacacagtgcgaaacggacacagatcaaatgcgcacagagcgaaacggacacaatgcgaaacggacacagaccaaatgcgcacactgcacatgcgcacagaccaaatgcatacacggaaagtcgcaaacccatgtgatgcagtgaatgctttgcacgcacacacacacacacacacacacacacacacacacgggggggtgcaaggggggccttcggcccccctcccgcactcgccccgtccaagtcgctaacctatgtggactttactctgcttgcaatgtacatggattgcatttggtccgtgcgcacgtgcagtgtgcgcatttggtccgtgtgcatttggtccgtgcgcatttgatctgcgtccgtttcgcactgtgtccgttttgctctgtgcgcatttggtctgtgtccgtttgttactgtgtccgtttattactgtgtccgtttggtctgtgtccgtttgttactgtgtccgtttcactcagcctgctgtgtccgtttattactgtgcgcatctggaacgCTCCCTCGCGTTTCGCGGTGGACGTGACAGGGACACGACGCCGCGCAATGCGAACTGCATGGCTTCGCCGATGCGTCCACGATAGCGTATGCGGCGGTCGTTTATCTTCGCGTTACTTCCCTTTTGGGAGAAACCACTGTCACTTTATTTGCAATCAAATCAAAGGTAGCTCCGCTCAAGCCGATAAGTGTTCCTCGCCTCAAGTTGTCCGCCACGGTGCTACTTGCTCGCCTCATTGAGGCGATTCGCTCATCGCTTCCCTTGCCTCGCACGTCGTGCCACTGCTGGACCGACTCGACCGTAGCGTTGGCCTGGCTTGGTCAGCACCCATCAAAATGGAAAACGTTCGTCGCAAATCGAGTTGAGGCGGTTCAGTCACGCCTACCGGACGCTGAATGGCATCACGTGCCAATTTAGGATAACCCTGCTGATTGCGCTTCTCGCGGTATTGATCAGGCGGGTTTCGCGGCGTTCTCGCTGTGGTGGGACGGCCCGTCTTGGCTTTGAATGAGTTCAACCGCCTGGCCGGTCGAGCTAGGCTTGCCTTGCACGGAGACTAGTAAAGAGGAAAGGGTCGTTCACACGCATGCAGTCGAAGACCTCTGGAATCTAGCGGATCGCTACTCCTCTTGGCCGAAATTCTTTCGAGTTACCGCCTACCTTCTCCGATTTGTCCATCAAGCTCGAAGAACGGCACGTCCAGACTACAAACCGGCGGCCTCCCTGTCCTTATCGGCAGACGAGATCGACTACGCACGACAATTCTGACTCAAGGTGATTCAGAGAACAGCGTTTCCGGAGGAGATGCACGAGCTGCGCCGCGACAAGCCTCTCTCGGCTAGAAGTCCACTATCATCTCTACATCCATTCATCGACGAAGACGGACTGATCCGCGTCGGCGGGCGGATAGCTAACACGCCTCTTCCTTACCGTACTCGACATCAGATTATATTGGCTTCTCACAGCCTAGTTAGACTTATAATTAGCGTGCATCTGCGAAATCTCCACGGTGGGATTCAGCTTACTttaagtttgttttttatttctgcactgctgcactagtgcaaaaagttagaatgagaaaaaatatatttgtcttattctaacttattgcaccagtgcagcagtgcagaaataaaaaacaaaccttttATCAACGTTACGGCAGGAATTTTGGATTTTGCGTGCCCATCGATTGGTCAAATCCATTATCCACGACTGTGTTGTATGCGTCAGGGAAAGAGCGGCAGTTCCGTCGCAACTAATGGGTCAACTACCCAGTGCTAGAGTTGCCACTCCATCGCGAGCTTTCTTGCATTGCAGCGTCGATTACGCCGGACCAGTATTGACGCGGACATCTTCTGGCCGTGGAATCGCTTCGCGGAAGGCCTATATTGCAGTATTCGTTTGCCTAGCTACTCGAGCGATCTACTTGGAATTAGTAGGAGGATACTCATCCGCCGCCTTCCTTGATGCCTACACGAGATTTTGTGCTCGTCGCTGCCTGCCGGACACCATGTACTCTGACAATGGTACAACCTTCTCTGGAGCAGAAAAGGAGCTCACCATCGCTTACAGACAGGCGGTTTGCGATACTGAGTTTCTTAATCGCACCGCCGCGGATCGAGTTTCTTGGCGATTCATCCCTCCACACGCTCCACATTTTGGAGGGCTCTGGGAGGCGGGCGTCCGGAGTCTTAAACACCATCTGCGTAGAGTTCTAGGATCTCATACGCTCACATATGAGGAGTTCTCCACAATCCTTTGCAAAATTGAGGCGTGCCTGAACTCCTGCCCGCTCAGCCCGCTGTCGGACTCGTTCGACGATTTCGAGCCTCTGACTCCTGGTCATTTCCTTATTGGCGCCGCTTTGAACAACGTTCCTGAGCCGTCCGTTCTGCACATTCCGGAGAATCGTCTATCACGTTTTCAACTTGTCCGACAAATTACCGAAAAATTCTGGTGCATCTGGCAATTTGATTACGTCAATACTTTGCAGCAGCGAGCCAAGTGGCGCAAAATCAAACCCTCTGTTCAACCCGGTTGAACAATAGTTCTCTTGCGTAACTCTGCACTGCCTCCAAGTAAGTAGGAACTCGGACGAGTCAAGCAATGTCATGCTGGCGCGGACGGTTTAGTGCGCGTAGTGACAGTCAAAACCAAGACGACCGAATACAAGCATCCAATCTCGAAGCTGTGCGTATTACCAATTGATGCGTCACCCGATGAGCGGAATCGATTGCAAGTCTCCGCTAGTAAAATATCGGTATCTTAAGTTACGATCGATCTCTTCAAGTATCTTCGGGGTTTCGAAACTAGCGTTTTGAGGCGGGCGGAATGTTCACGCGTGACTTTGGCTTAGCAGTAAATTATCGAAATCGCTGATCCGATTTAGCGGACTATCGCGGAGCGGAGCCACCGATCGGACTCGTGAGTCGAGAAGCTACTGCGATTGCGTCGCCGCCCAAAGAACACATTATAGTCAAAATGATATCACATTGATGTCATAATTACATCACGACAGAAAAgtcaaaatgataatttttggTAACAACATTTGACGgtttattgacgtcaaaaaaatgtcatgcttgtaatattatatatttagtattatagTAATGTGCAGGGTTTTTCTTTGGtagttaaaagaatttttgaaatacatttatagAGTAAAAACACAtgtgaaacaaatttattaaaatgtttatatcttataattctaatagatataattgaacaaactatatatatacatatatatatatatatatatatatatatagtttgttcaattatatctattataatttgggagtaaactcccaaaatcgagtattaacactcaattttgagtgtaaactaatatatatatatatatatatatatatatatatatatatatgtattagtattatagttttcataattttagtgtattgtttaatttaatgtattgctCTAAAATAGTtctattgcaaaattaattattacctgtacatattacatatgCATAATGTACCATAAGTatacccttacggaaaaaacactctaattttgagagtttacactcaaaattgagtattaatactcgattttgggagtttactcccaaatttaggtgtatacgctcaaatcttgagtatttac includes the following:
- the LOC105840880 gene encoding uncharacterized protein LOC105840880, producing MGQLPSARVATPSRAFLHCSVDYAGPVLTRTSSGRGIASRKAYIAVFVCLATRAIYLELVGGYSSAAFLDAYTRFCARRCLPDTMYSDNGTTFSGAEKELTIAYRQAVCDTEFLNRTAADRVSWRFIPPHAPHFGGLWEAGVRSLKHHLRRVLGSHTLTYEEFSTILCKIEACLNSCPLSPLSDSFDDFEPLTPGHFLIGAALNNVPEPSVLHIPENRLSRFQLVRQITEKFWCIWQFDYVNTLQQRAKWRKIKPSVQPG